ttttattttaaaaaataaacatttgatactgaataaaatattttcactGAAATAGGAAAATTTCCatttattacaatttttctaattcgactatttataaaaatagagataaaaataatataaaatggtAATTGTTCAATTGTACACGAGCGCACATATATCAGTCTCTAAACATGTTTTACATATTAAAAGggttaaaattatttttatggtAATTATgtgattaaaaaataataaaataaagaaaaatctTTGGAgtgttaaaaatattgtttaatattcaatgaatataaaataaattaaaaagaaaactaCAAACTTCTATAActgttttataaaattcaaacttttatttaatgctaataaaaattaaaaattgtgtaaaattatttaagaAAATATCTTAATGTACATTATCCTTATGCagatacatatatttataattatttttttttctatattctTGTAATAGCTAAATAGTTTTTGTCcttttaaaatatcatatatagatattcatgattttctttttattataaatcattcaaaacaaaaagtaaaacatacatatatgcacaaatatattatatataaactaaataaagaaaatgaaatattaaaataaataaatgaatagaCATGGAAAGAGAGCatgtttaaaatatgaataaaatgtatgcatatataaatattatatagaatcaaaaagtaaaaaatataaagataataatatataaaaatacatatttcatcaaaaaataaataatttaaagtaaaaatatatatttttttttaattataatttttagtTTCTCattgaaataataaaataaagctATAAAGCaatgtcttttttttaatattttatattaaacaatcttaataaattatatacaaacttatgaaaattattaaaataagtTGTTATTTGGGtgttgaaaaaatataaaaataaataatattacattttttaggaaaaaatatatatgataacaCTCTGTTATATAAGTGCaatttacataaatatataatagctTATTTTCcgatataattatatataaatattaaatattacacatttcacaaaatattttgtcaAATAATTGCGTATGAAAATACCtatgatttttttgttatatgcaaattataattttcaaaaaatttaaaaacaaattattcacaaaatatattacataaatattatttataatgttGAATtcgtaaaatatatatatattttcctacaaaaaataatgacatgttatttatattacatTAAATAAGCGCATTTAATTACAAACTCGCCAAAAAGagaaatgataaaaaataaccgtcgaaaaaaatttttaattttcagttttattaaaataaataaatccccaaaatatttagtaaaatagtaaatcaataaatcataaaatGCCAAAAAGAGAATCAGACGACAACATATTACATAAAGCATgataattatcatttatgaTATATGACCCAGTAGCAAAattctatttttatcaattaaTTAGCTAGCTGGAAAGGAAATACgaaagaataaaatatatatcaaaaaaataattgaatACTTAAGgctcaaaataaaatactaaacatttttacattattcTGAATATTTCAGCATTCaaaaagttatatatacaaaacaaaatatcTCAAAGTTCTATAATTCTTTTAAAGATATAATAGtccaaaaatatatgcatttataGTCTTTACATTTACACTTGTGAGAAAATCACATTTAACTAATCAAAGCAATTTGATGAACACTAAATTCAATagtacaaataaaatacgtttaaaaaaaaaaaatgaaaaaaaaaaaaagtttgGGATCCAAAGAAAgtgaaaatgaagaaagaATAGAAGATTTTAAATTAGATAATGAAGACTTTATTGTAAAAAGTGAAACGACTGAAAGAacacaaatatatcatGATGATTTGTatgataatgatataaaaatatgtttaccAGCAAGAGTCGGATTTTTTAAAGCCCTTAGGTCCATGACATCTGGTATAAAATGGGGATGGGGATTTACAAATACGCCCAAAGAACCATCCGGGTATTACATCAACGAAATATTATGCGGTTGCATATTATGTTTAACTATGTTACCTGAAATGATATCATTTTCGATGATTGCAAAAATACCACCATATATTGGATTGCAAGGCGcatcatttttatgtttaataACATCTATTTTTGGAGGGTCACCTGGTGTTATACATGGTGTCACAGGGGCATTTGCATCTGTGTGTTCAAAATATCTTATAGAAAACAATGCTGGAGGTTTACCAGAAGGAATAGAAAGACtgtatatttgtatattaatatgttCAGTTatgctattatttttttccttttttcaTATGTCAGCTTTAATACAATTAATTCCAACACCTGTTTTTATTGGTTATTGTAATGGACtatctattatttttttaatggcGCAATTACATACCTTGGAAAATCCATATACCcatgaatatataacagGGTAtcatttacttttttttgttattatatgtacCCTCGTAGTTTTGATAGTTGAGCTctggaaaaaaatacctAAAGTAACGTCATACATGACTAAGAATGTTTTCATATATTCAATATCATTGTGAAAGATTTCCCAAGAATTTAATTCTccattgttttattttcttattttttatgtttatattttctcatatgtcatttattttcattttttaggTTGGACAAAAAATCCCCTCAACACTAGTGGCAATAACCATCACGATATTTGTTGAATTCATCATTCTTCGAAAAATTTTACACAATTTTGAgacttttaaaaatgttaaatcATTTACAGTAGGAGACATGTTTTCTTTTACCTCTGAAAAAGCAAAACctacttttttattttcaaacaAGGAATTAGATTTTTCAAAAGTTGTTTTTGATATGAACTTAATTAAACAATTAGTAAATATGTTTgttgttttattaatagAAGTACTAATGGTTAGTGAAGTTATTAAAGATATGGGAGGTGCAGAATGTGATACTAACGAAACTgtattttctctttttatTGGAAACTTGTTATCTACATTAGGAAGTGCAGTTGGAGGTAGTAGTTTATTAGGGTTATCTGTTTTAAATTATAGAAATGGGGCAAGAGGAAAAGAAAGTGGACTTGTAGCATCCATTTTGATTTAtggaatattattatttggttattctttattaaattatataccattatcttttttatgTGGTATTATGATAACTGTTTTTATTCACTGTTTTAAATGGTTCTCAATAcctattatattttttactttttgcCCGGCTCATATTCGAAATTGCCACCCATGTATGAGCCGAAAAATATCCAGATGGGATGCCTTCATAATCGTCCTCGTCACATTCTTATGTGTAATAaatcagaaaaaaaaaactaattACACACGATAATGATTTtcctaatttttttaagcatataatttttttttttgtaggTTTTGGTAAGTGTTCCAGCAGGCGTACTTGCTGGGGTAATTTTGTCCTCATTAGTATATGTCTGGCAAAGCAAATCAACTTTCAAATTTGAAATTTTTTACGATAAAGATACAGACACTAAGGTAACGAggaaacaaataataaagataataaaaaatgtttatatgTTAATTAGTTTCTGAGAATATGGCATTTTACATATACCAACCCACAAATtgtgcatataaataacataataatataaccattttatttcatatattttctacTCTTTCTTAATGTAGTACTACGAAATCGAAGGGCACTTGTTTTATGCATCGAAGAAAATGTTCACAAGATTATTCAGATATGAGAATGATAGCCAAACTATCAATATTGTGTTAAAAGGAAAAAGCACATTGTTTGATTACACAGCTATTGAAGCACTCACATCTGTAAAACatcaatataatattaacaataaaaatgtcAATATTCATGGATTAAGTCATGAatgcattaaaaaaattgcaaaGATGAACCATCTATGTAAACAAATTGATGTAGATCTCGTTAAAGTCGAAACACCCGTTGTGCCATTATTATACAAACCATTGCAAACCATACTTATggtattatataattttataaaatttcataaaattttcatatttataatgcGCAATGCTGATataccatttttttattcttttttgtAGACACCTAAAACAATCAGACGAAGAAttatttctaaaaataaaaaagataaaaaaaaaggctCAGACCAAAATCAAGCTCATGAAGATTTTGACATTTAGAGGTTTAGAAAGTTTAAGcgaacatatatatacatatgcttgtatatatataaaaatattggtGCCCTTTAATCCCGcaattttgttattataattatcattatatgatattttaatttaaacaaAAGGATATTTCTCATATTTAagtttttctctttttttgttatttatctataaataatttatttaatttttataattaatttatgtattgtcaaataaaaaaattaataatattttattcatatatatatggagCGAGATCGTCTTCTTcctgcattttttttgtatccTTTAAATTtgtctattatttttattgcatATGGTTATGTATgcttttaaattttttttttatgtattcaAATTTCTCATTATAATTTctgtaaaataaaataaataataaatatttatttttcattatatttacgCAGTGTTTAGTTACATATCGATATACAATCTgcttatataaatataattgcatttatacataatagtaattcttcaaaatatataatagtgTTTTAACT
This DNA window, taken from Plasmodium berghei ANKA genome assembly, chromosome: 13, encodes the following:
- a CDS encoding inorganic anion antiporter, putative, which encodes MKKKKSLGSKESENEERIEDFKLDNEDFIVKSETTERTQIYHDDLYDNDIKICLPARVGFFKALRSMTSGIKWGWGFTNTPKEPSGYYINEILCGCILCLTMLPEMISFSMIAKIPPYIGLQGASFLCLITSIFGGSPGVIHGVTGAFASVCSKYLIENNAGGLPEGIERLYICILICSVMLLFFSFFHMSALIQLIPTPVFIGYCNGLSIIFLMAQLHTLENPYTHEYITGYHLLFFVIICTLVVLIVELWKKIPKVGQKIPSTLVAITITIFVEFIILRKILHNFETFKNVKSFTVGDMFSFTSEKAKPTFLFSNKELDFSKVVFDMNLIKQLVNMFVVLLIEVLMVSEVIKDMGGAECDTNETVFSLFIGNLLSTLGSAVGGSSLLGLSVLNYRNGARGKESGLVASILIYGILLFGYSLLNYIPLSFLCGIMITVFIHCFKWFSIPIIFFTFCPAHIRNCHPCMSRKISRWDAFIIVLVTFLCVLVSVPAGVLAGVILSSLVYVWQSKSTFKFEIFYDKDTDTKYYEIEGHLFYASKKMFTRLFRYENDSQTINIVLKGKSTLFDYTAIEALTSVKHQYNINNKNVNIHGLSHECIKKIAKMNHLCKQIDVDLVKVETPVVPLLYKPLQTILMTPKTIRRRIISKNKKDKKKGSDQNQAHEDFDI